Within the Thermococcus sp. M39 genome, the region TAATGACTCGGGAGCTGTGGATAAAGCTTCCTCAAGAAAGAGTATTTTTCAGCCTTCAGCTTTACGAAGGAAGTAACTTCATTCCGAACTGCAAACAGAACAGTCTGGAGGATCATTTCTCGATACATTCCCTCGAGCTCGGTAAATATCCTGAAAACTTTTTTCGGGAGTCTTTCGGATTTCAGCACTACTGTTTTTCTGACTTTCATTCATCCTCAACCTCTTTCAATAGCTGCTTGAAGCCTTGGACAAGCTTTTTCTTTTTGTGAGAACGCATTCCGTAAAGTTTTCCGGCAAATGAAGTTACGATTGCAATTAGATCTTCAACGAATTCTTGCTGGGCGTCTTTCTCTTCATCCCCGTGTACTGCTTCAATCGTCACGCCGAATTGAGAGAAGAAGTATTCGAGGTATTCGTAACCGAACCTCGTGAGCCTGTCCTTGTATGTTACGAGGACTACATCAACTTCTCTCTCAGAAACAAGCTTGAAGAGTTTTTGTAATCCTTTGCGTCTTGTATTCAAGCCTGAGGCGATGTCGGTAATAACTTGGACGAGCTTGTAGCCCTTGGCGGAACAGTATGTGGTGAGGTATTCAACCTGCCTCTCGAGGTCTTTCCTCTGATCCGAGCTTGAGACTCTTGCATAGATGACTGCTCTCGTTTCTTTTGATGATTTTTCACCAAGTATTTTCTTTACTTCACTCTCAGGAATCCTCCACTTGCCCGTTGGAAGCTTTACTGCCTTTATTTTACCAGAATAAATCCACCTCTTGACTGTAATG harbors:
- a CDS encoding IS607 family transposase, which gives rise to MERLLTPRQVAEILGVSFITVKRWIYSGKIKAVKLPTGKWRIPESEVKKILGEKSSKETRAVIYARVSSSDQRKDLERQVEYLTTYCSAKGYKLVQVITDIASGLNTRRKGLQKLFKLVSEREVDVVLVTYKDRLTRFGYEYLEYFFSQFGVTIEAVHGDEEKDAQQEFVEDLIAIVTSFAGKLYGMRSHKKKKLVQGFKQLLKEVEDE